A stretch of DNA from Zootoca vivipara chromosome 16, rZooViv1.1, whole genome shotgun sequence:
AAATACATTATCATTTTGCTCATCTCCCCTCTCCGCTGAAAATCCCATTAAGCCATTTATCCGGTTTCAGAAATTTTAGCAGGCATTAAAACTGACCTGCACACCCACAAGTTACAAATTCTCTTTTcaaaacaacttttttaaaaaatccaggaagCTGAATTCTATGCCCACAAACACATTCTATGCTCCCATGAAATTGTGGCACGGCTAACACGACAAACAGTCCACAGCCACAGTCCACTAAGCTTCTTGTGCATTGCTTTGCATTGTACCCACCTGCAGAAGTTAGCCCGGTACATGGAACCCAAAACTATCAGCTATAGAAGCTACAGAGCACAGAAGTAGACAGGAGTCAACAGAATTTGCCTTCAGGGAAGGCTCTTGCTGTGCAATGTAGCTTTCATCCAATGGCCATGTTTTAGAAAACTTGGATACCTGTTGCTGAGACTCACCATAATACATGTCTGGCTTCTGTGAGGTGGGTAGTTTGACCCTCGTATTGTAGGTAGGCAGCCTTCTCTCAAGTTTAGAATGGAACTGCAACAACACAGGATAGAGGTTAGACTGGGACCATGGGAAATAAGGAGGGGCAACTCATTTCCTTGTGTATTAGGGCAAAGCCCAGCAGACCTCGTAGCCCAGCAATTCTGGCCTGACTTGAAATGTATTGTCTTTGCCTAAGTGTCACCTGATCGGGTCGGGGATTAAATAGAAGAATCTTAATAACTGGAATGCAGCCATAATGGCTGAGCAATTTATGTTCTCAGAATTCAGAACCTAGCAGAGTTTGAAAATGGAGGGCTAAAGAGAAGTGCAAAGAGTTTGGAGCCAGTCTGAATTTAGGCAGGGCAAGGATAGAGCAGAGCGTGCTCAGCTGAAATAGGATTGTGCCTGGGAAGCACAAGTTGCTCCCTTTGGAGAACCGAGGCAGAATTAGCAACTGCACTGACTGCTTTAGGTGTCTGCTCCCCAAATGCTCTGCTTGCATATTCGGAAATAAAGcaaatagaaaaacaacaacacaggtctCCGTGCCCTCTTATCCCAAAGGAAGCTAAACCCCATAATTCCATGTGGATTATCACTTGCCTGGTGAATTGGGAAATATGTCATTGTGAAGAATCCCAACAAAGGTGACTGAGAAGACAAACTAGTCTGGCCCTCTCAACCTTATCTGAACCCACCTCTATGTCTTCAATTCTCTGGAGAAGTTCCTTCTTGTCTCGATCCTTGAGAGAATCCATAAGGAACAGCAGCTTCTCCTCTGTCTGGGCCAGGAGGTCAAGGACATAATCACTGGCTTTCTCGTTCAGTTTGGTAGAAGCAAAGCGGCTATCTTCCTAGGGAGAAGAAGAGATGTTCACTAGCTTCTGCCCAACAGAGCACAGCAGGGAAACCTATGGACTTGCTGGAACAGCTACTTGATCAGGGCCACACAGGGAGAGAACAAGGGCAAAATCCAGTTACCCTACTATAAGCATATCTTTGAGTGAGGTGAACAGAACCCAGGAGTTCTGCCTCACAGCTCCTGCTGTAACCATTAGCCCCTGCTTTCTTCCTCCAAAACTTCTGTTCCTCTCCTTCTCAGTGGAGAGCCtcaataaaaaagttaaaaaatttaactctgtgccgccctatattataattatgactgtaagaaacacttgccaaatattgctttccggcgggtcagtgctatgtattggcggccgccaggctcgtttgcactgagctttgggaaagaggaggagaaatattgctttctggcggggcAGTGTtttatattggcggccgccaggcacgtgacaatgcaaatcgcccttccagtcgccgcacgtcgcggcacaccagccagcgtctcgcggcacactagtgtgccacggaacagtggttgagaaacgctgccgtAGAGCCAGGACATGCTCAGCTGTGCACTCACCAGCTTGATGTGCTGCACTTTGGAGGCCAAATGCTCCACTCCAGTTTTGGCATTGAGCAGAACCTTGTTCACCTTGGACAGCTCTTCCCGGGTTGCATCAcgcctcttctcttctttttgcaGGTGCGCACGTAACTCCTTCATGAGGTTCTGGGccctgggggtgggagagggggtggggtggttcaCAGAAGAGAACCCTTGAGTCCCCCAGCTCCTAACCCTCATGTGCTCCTACAAAGTGGGTGGGGCGGGAAGCAAAGACGGGCACACTCTCTGCATGGCAGATCGCCAACATGTGCTCTTGCCTGTAAGCTAAGTGATACAACTGGAGGAACCAACTTACCCCACCTTCCGTGCCTCTCCCGAGTACTTGGTGTGCTCAAGTTCACGTTGCAATACATCCCTCTCCTCTTTTAGTCGGACCAGGGACTCTTCATTCACATTCTTCATTTCCTCCAGGTGCCTGAAGGTTTCTTCTTGAGCCGCGAAGCAGGCCATAACGTCCTGTCAAGATTTCATAGGGATGAATGGAAATATCAGAGCTGTATCTATCTGGCCCCTGCCCGCTCGGCATGCAAATATGAGGCAGATGGGGAGCGATAGGATCCACCACAGCTCTGAGGCAACCCTGCAGATCTTATTGGTCATGTCTGGCCCTTTTGTCtcctacagtacagtggtacctccagttacgaacttaatttgttctggaggtccgtttgtaaccggaaaccattcttatcctgaagcGTGCTTTCAcgaatggggcctcccgctgcacgTGCGCTTCTAGCACGCGATTTCTGCTCGCACCCCAGGGCAAAGTTCACTTCcgggagcagctacttctgggttagcggagctcgtaacccaaAGAGTTCACAAGGAGGAcggttcgcaaccagaggtatcactgtacatatCAAAAGGAGTCTCAATAGGGAAACCACTGTTGCCAGCAAAGTCTCCTGTCTCTGCTGGAGCCAACTGCTGGTATCCAAGCTCCCAAAAAGATGAATTCTTACCGTTCAAGCAGACCAAGTTAAGGGGAGAGCAACCAGCAGCACAGGGGCATGAGACAAGACAATGCAAACTTAGTACAAAGAAGCTGGACCTGCCAGCACACCATCAAAGTGTGGCCATCTCAGAATGGGGTATCCCTCTGGCTTAGAAGTTAAGAGAAGCACAGAGAAGTCTGGAGCACAGAGAAGTCTTGCAAAAGACAGTTGTCCCAGTTCTAGAACCAACCTGAAGCTTTCCTGTCTAGTTTGGGTGCCTTTGTGATCCTCGCTAGATCAAATGGATTTGCAATGGGTCCAAAAGGCAGCTTGAGAGCAAATGCAAATGCTCTGTGTCATTCATGGGACAGTCATGCTTACAGGCAAGTGCTGCTTACAGGACAAGACACAGCTCTGAAATTTCAGGCATGGAGGAAGCGGGTCAAAATTTTCCAGCTGGGTGGGCAGATTTTGTGGAAGGAAGGCTGGAGGTGGATATGGGAAAAGGTGGAAGTGGGATGATTATGTAAAGATTAATTTTAATGGTTGGATATGTATGGTTTGAACTGGGTACGATAAATGGAATTCATTAAACTGCCCTGAGGATTCGGCTTTAGAAGTAGGggggattgtttttaaatttaaaaggaaaaaaaaccaaaaataagaTAGATTATTTATGATTcaaaatatattgcattcctgataaaaaataataagttaagaGAAGAAGTATGATATATAATTATGATGAATTAGATTTTAATTAAGGTGAGGATTTGGAATGAATAGAAATTGATTAAACAAATATATAATCATATGTATAAGGTAGTAAAATTGGGAATATGTAAATGGATATATGACGtatgaaaataattatgaaaactGCTGTAAGGATAATTAATAGGGAACCCAGAAGGGGAGGGAACAGGGGAAGTCTAAAGATTTATGGTAATGGTTAGAAttaagagatttttcttttttgtgtgtatttttcttttttctttttcttttttaatttttcttttttgtttttttatgctatttcttttttcttgttattaatggaaaatgaataaaaattacttttaaaaaaacaacaacaaaattttccAGATGGAGCAGACAACAGGAGGGGCATCCAATGATTTTCATCAACATGCCAGGCTTTATGGGCTCAATTAATCCAGCCCTGCCACAAGCACATCCTCTCCAATGCCTCAGCTTTACTGGAAAAGATCCAGATTCCATGTCCTTGGCCTTTTGCCCCCCAGGAACCTGCAGCACAAGTGCCTCTAAACTACGTCAGTGGGTGGCTGTCTGCAGGTCTGGCTCCTGCCAAAAAGCAACAATTGATTGTGCATAGATAGCTTGGCTGCAAGCCTGAGCCTCCTACGGGCACAGCAGCATTCCTGTTGGGTTCACAGTGTGGAAGACCTGAATGGGGATGGACATCCGGTTTTCCTagaaatgcttccccccccctctttttttaaccaGGGCGTCTTTGGAATATTTAAGTAGAGGCCAAGGTCATGAGAAAAATCAACTAAGGGCAAGGAATAAATTTATGAATGGAATTTGCCCAGAATGGCATAAGAGCACAGCCTGCGATAACTAAGGATAACTAAGTTTTgattggctggcagcagctggtaCATGGAGAGCAGAGAATGTTTTGCCGTCACACATGAATAACTAGTGCCCcgagcaacaattggacttgtgGCGTCAACTGCATATCAGCAGGGAACAGTCATGGGATGTGCTGGAGCTGCTGCGAAATGGGGGCGAGAAAAGATGCAGATCAATTCTGAGTTTTATTATTTGGTCCTCTGCCTGAAAGAAGGGAGAGTAGTAGCCAGGAAGCTGTTCTTCCAATCTGAGAAGGGCGGCTAAATTCACTTCTGTTTGCAGTTCGTCTGGGGGCAACAAAATTAACAGcgtcacccccccaccccccaggaactccttctttttgaaagaaaattaAGCAGTAATTGCACGGTGGCGTGTCCTGCACTTGCTTTGTTTCTGCTTCATTGGACAAGCTAGAGGTTGAATTTGGGCTACTTTGCAAATTAAATTTGGGTTACTTtgcaaattaaaggtaaaggcaaagggacccctgaccattaggtccagtcgtgaccgactctggggttgcgcgctcatctcgcattattggccgagggagccggcgtatagcttccaggtcatgtggccagcatgacaaagccgcttctggcaaaccagagcagcacatggaaacgccgtttaccttcccgctgtagcggtccctatttatctacttgcattttgacgtgctttcgaactgctaggttggcaggagctgggaccaagcaacgggagctcaccccatcacagggattcgaaccgccaaccttctgatcagcaagccctgggctcagtggtttaaccacagcgaccCCACCGCCTCACAACAAGCTGCCTATTTCTCGTTCTGAATCTTGGGGTGCAAACCCTGACAGTGTCGGAACACTGGCTGGGCTTCCTGAATACGTTGCCAGTGAATGTGAGGCAGGTCAAACACATTTAGAGCAGCCTCAGGTCCGACCTGATCCGCACCAAAACAACTAATGCTGTTGACTGGATTAATCTCAGACTGGGGAGCTAGAAATAATAAGCATCTTAAGTCTTGAAAGGGACTGGGAGGGTGGCTGATCTAATGTTGCCCTCTCTCAGCTAAGGAAGGAGtctgggaggaggcagcagcgggCAAAGTTCTTACATTTGCATTTGTGACGCCAGTGGCTACTCGGATCTTCTCAAAGGCCTCTGCTGCAGTGAACATGGCTTGTTTGCTTTTCAGGATAGTTGCTTTCTTGGCCTGGGGCTCCTTGAGTACGTCCTCACTTCCAAATGGCAAACGATCCTTCTGAGACTGCTTGAAACAAATAGAGTGCATGCATGTGGACAAGGTACAGTACACGTAGCCCAACAAACAATCCCAAAATGGCTTCTGTTATGCTAAGGCCTTGCCAGTTGATTGTTGATTTGCTTTTAATTCCTCTCCTGCCTCATTTTATTGTATGCTGAACTGACTAGATttctttctatcccccccccatttccccttcttttttccctttgtttgtttgtttatacttttcaagtttatacatttcactaattttacaatcattttgacatttcaaaacttgacttccttccccctctttctgcggttccttaaatttgttttcaaTATCTTAATTTTGATAAGATATTGTTTTCAATATCTTAATTTTGTTttcaatatcttctgcatatccaaattaacttaattttctcatttactcatcttctttaaatataaaggtaaagggacccctgaccattaggtccagtcatggacgactctggggttgtggcgctcatctcgctctaaaggccgagggagccggtgtacagcttctggcgaagcagagcagcacacggaaacgccgtttaccttcctgctggagtggtacctatttatctacttgcactttgatgtactttcaaactgttaggttggcaggagcagggattgagcaacaggaactcaccccgtcgcggggattcgaactgccgaccttcaggttattacaataatcctgccaatgttttcatctgtttaatGATTTGCCCTCCTTTACTGCCTCTCCCCTTTACAATTGTGTCAAGGCCCTGGACAGCTGGTGGCGACCAGAAGACCTTTGATCACCTTCCCTGGAGGATAAATGAGATCACCCAGCCAATGAGATGTTAAATAAAAAAGGGCCCGAGAACTCCCTTGGAACGCAGTCCAGGTGGCAGTATGTGAAAGGGCCTCTGGGTAATCAAGGCACACATCTTCAAGATAATCTTATCCTGCTCTTTCCCCTGGCAGGAtcttctaaatcaggggtggccaacttccaagagactgcgatctactcacagagttaaaaactggcagtgatctaccccctttggggggttcaggtcaaagttgttggggtGTTTTTAggcaggaaagccctgtttttggggttcacgtaaaagttgttgagcttctttaggaaggaggaaagcgacattaagcttttttttaggaaggaaagccctggttttggtggttcaggtcattttaggggtacaggacaaaggtgttgagtttttttaggggagacaaagttttttagcttcttggggggggggagccactgatctaccggtgatctatcacagacgtccagtgatctactggtagatcacgatctacctgttggacatgcctgttctaaatcaCTGGTCACATCCACATTAGCCCACCCTCAGATTAGTCAGGACACCCTGATTAAAGCCTTTCATAAGAGGGAATAAACAAAGCAGCCACACTTCATAAAGGAGGATATTATTGCTCAGCTGCTACATAAACTAATTATTTCTTAACTGGATGCAGAGATCAACCGGGTGCTCAGAAAAATCACCCACGGAGCCTCTTCGcaagaaactttttttatttatttaactatcatcagccccagccagcatgggacgATACAAATTGTAATACAGTAACATCTGGCAAGCCACAAAGTTCACCAGTCCTGGGTTAAAATCCCTTTTGTTATTGTCCTGTTAAAGCTAAATAGGACTGAtgtcagattttttaaattttgctataGAATCCCACTGACAGTTCACAGACAGTGTTATGATTTCTGTATTTTCACACAGATGCAGCAAAACCACAGAATTGGCTAGCGGGGGCAGATTTATAGTAATAAGACCTAACTCCTCTTTTCccgttaggtaaaggtaaagggacccctgaccattaggtccagtcgtgaccgactctgaggttgcggcgctcatctcacgttattggccaagggagccggcgtacagcttccagttcatgtggccagcatgacaaagccgcttctggcgaaccagagcagcacatggaaacgccatgtaggtacctatttatctacttgcacttttgacgtgctttcgaactgttaggttggcaggagctgggaccaagcaacgggagctcaccccgtcacggggattcgaaccgccgaccttctgatcagcaagccctaggccaggcatccccaaactgcagccctccagatgttttggcctacaactcccaagatccctagctaagaggaccagttgtcagggatgatgggaattgtagtccaaaacatctggaagtttgggggtgcctgtcctaggctcagtggtttaacccacagcgccacccgcgtttttCTCGTTACAGaagatttaaagcacattcaggcCTGTTCAGAGTCAGAGAGTGGCTGCTTGCCCATTTCAGACATTTGTGATCTTTAGTCCACTTCTGAGATTTACGGTAAGTTCTTGCTGTTAGCACCAGGAAAAGCAGAAGCTATCTGTAAGGGGCAAAacgtacagagagccccctcccatcctgaggagcagctcctccaccagcagtagtgccagcggggaggggaaaGTCAAgtgaggaaagaggaaggaggagacggggctctggcagcataggagagcccctgctgcacgtgggagaggaagagagcgaggtggaaaagggggagaaggaaaacagggaaaggaggcccTTTTTGCCTCCGGTTCCGGAAATACGCAGGAGAAAACGCAGAAGGCGATTtggcgtgcccagactcttatgctggaagaaaacgcggagcgcaccattccagggttctggttcggactagacagatgtatcctgtatagctctaacactgtaaatagactgcacataataaaagcatgaaaaggccagAACGTgcagcgtcgttactctagagtagtcgcaacgcacaCCCTGTGACACTATCTGACAGGCAAAATATCATTTTGGCCAATAGTCAGTCTAAAGATGGGACAGACCTGGGGAGTGTCAGTCACGTAATGGAGAGAAGAAAAATCCTACAGTACCCGCCTGTCTGTACGCTCATTCTGCGCTCTCTTTTCCTCAGTCAGCTTCTTCAGATCCTTCATCTTCTTATCACGAACTTTCCGTTCTCGGTAGATGACATCTTCTTGGTTCAGGAGCTCTGCCTGCATTTTGGCGGGAAGAGAAGGTGAGCTACTGTCCTGTCCTTGTAATCTCTAAATAGGATGCCCTGTGAACATCTCTGCACCTCTTAGGCCTGTTTTTGGACAGACCAATACACCCACTGACGTGGTAATCTTGGGGAGCTCTGGATTGTGATGTTCCCTGAGGACCACTTCCTGGTGCTCTCTCCTAACCTACTCAACACTAGATCATAATTAGAGTTGTGTGGTTAATCCAATGGCACCCgactcttattttatttgttttaaataagagTTCTAGGCTAATATGTTTGCTTAAAAAGCCTTAAAAGTCTCCAGAACAAACCCCAAGTTACTTGAAAGTATGACTCTTAAGATCGGAATAAAATATGTGAAATGAAGAATATGtgtgaaataaaattaattataaCTGCAAACATGCAGCCCCTAGTGAGAATCTCCTTACAGTGGGAGGTCttgtattatttaattattatactGGTTCAACATGCATATACAACCATACCTTGCTTCttgaacgccttgtgactcaaacgttttggctcccgattgctgcaaatccggaagtgttccggtttgcaaacttttcttgaaagctgaacatctgacgtggcttccgattgagtgcaggaagctcctgcagccaatcagaagccgtgccgtggtttttgaatggtttgggGAGTCAAACGGACTACTGAAACAggttctgttcaagaaccaaggtacacagggccggctctaggtagacccccggtgacGCAGGGCACCACgtcgccggcccgccaggagggcgccgcaagctgcgcccgcccggtctgccggttcgacaaccgcgcTGTGCTTGCCCGTCCGCCGCGGCgcagcgcagcagcgcctgtggcagccacgctgcgcgctgcgcccgcccgcccaccgcgctgggaaacggggcgggggggtgccagagggatccgtcgctccacggcgccaggggcgcttaagacggccctgaaggtacgactgtattgctcCTCACCACACAGTAGCCACAAACCATAACTGCTACTTCATCCTGTATCCAACACTGTGCTGACTCCCTACCCTGGTTGTATCACGAGCAAGTTGGGCTTCCGTGTGCACGCTCTCCAGGTCCTTAAGCTCATTGCGCAGGCGTAAGATCTCAGCTTCCATGGCATCCAGCTTGTTCTGGAAGTGCAGGCTCTGCTCCTAGAAAAGGGATGAAGCATTCCAGGGTGGTTGTGGAGCAAACAGCCTTGATGCCGCATTAATCTTTGCAGAACACAAATCATTGAAGACACATAACTCCCTCAGTGGCTCCTAACCCACTTAACTCAGCGcaaataggacctgggagatcagggttcaaatccccactcagccacgaagcttacTTTGTGACCGTGGGCAAGTACAGTCTATctaacctacctacctacctgtccTTTGGATGGGCAGGAGGCAAATGTGCAGGTGGATGGATTGCATAAGAAGCTCTGGTCCACCCATACCTGCCATTTAGCCCCCCGGAACATTACTGATGAAGAAACTTGGTTcttgggctggaaaaggttccccacccctatctTAGAATGTGTCTGTGTCTCACCTGCATGTGCGATTTTAACTTCTGGTACATGCCGGTGATGCGTTGGGCCTCATCAGTCTTGAATCGGGCCTTTTCCAGTCGGTTCTCCAGCGTCCGCAGTGTCTGGATATAAAGAACAGCAACCTGAGCTAGCAGCCAGTAGGGATGAAGAGTCTCCAAAACCCCATCTAGTTCAAAGATGTCCTTTCCCCAAATTACAGCTTCAGGGATGCAGGCAACTTCCAGGGTGTAtagtttaatccaggcatccccaaactgcggccctccagatgttttggcctacaactcccatgatccctagctaacaggaccagcggtcggggaagatgggaattgtagtccaaaacatctggagggccgaagtttgggggtgcctggtctaatctTTCCATTCCCACGCCCTTCAGATTGCACACGGTAGACTGACAACCATCCTACGTGCTTTATGAGtcagtggaatttttttttacaatgacgTCATTGACTTGTAGGGAATCTTCAAGGTGAGCAAACATGGTGATTGCTCCATGGTGACATAACAAGGGGAAAAATGGACCTGGCACATTGCCAGCTTGgaagggaaaacaaaatgctggTATAGTTCAGCCAGCAAGTGGAGCATAGTCCCCAGCACAAGACCTCAGGATCTGGCAGGATGGGTGGTGGGTGAGAAAAGCCATGTTTGGCATGTGGGGGTCTTCTCCTCTAATAACATTCATGCACAGACAGGATCGAGGGAACAAGAACTTGGTTGAATACGACCACCACCATCCTACTTCCTGTACTCAAACAAGTTTTATTTAAGTAATCGGAATACGTTAGAAACCCCCAATTTCTGAGGCAAGATCCAAGAAT
This window harbors:
- the ODAD3 gene encoding outer dynein arm-docking complex subunit 3 isoform X2, with translation MPVTQALQGIKPPVHDQITELQNKIQLLEGDRKGYYESTQWNIKKNKESILLLRKENKKLHKTLADLLMGEEKVIKAAFHNHPAEQGSVKNKTGEGAIQIINHRLCEKINQLNNLKHQVEMRKRRLEDLQLQYGVKTKEITEMQEMEERNIEAAKTLRTLENRLEKARFKTDEAQRITGMYQKLKSHMQEQSLHFQNKLDAMEAEILRLRNELKDLESVHTEAQLARDTTRAELLNQEDVIYRERKVRDKKMKDLKKLTEEKRAQNERTDRRSQKDRLPFGSEDVLKEPQAKKATILKSKQAMFTAAEAFEKIRVATGVTNANDVMACFAAQEETFRHLEEMKNVNEESLVRLKEERDVLQRELEHTKYSGEARKVGAQNLMKELRAHLQKEEKRRDATREELSKVNKVLLNAKTGVEHLASKVQHIKLEDSRFASTKLNEKASDYVLDLLAQTEEKLLFLMDSLKDRDKKELLQRIEDIEFHSKLERRLPTYNTRVKLPTSQKPDMYYDEEESGEDDADVVTRAALKRQSQQIIESKTKRRTRYRKKDGKLHPM
- the ODAD3 gene encoding outer dynein arm-docking complex subunit 3 isoform X1, which translates into the protein MSGKVSMKVTSHGTQVIDLRQTAKKPKSIAQSLLAAHSESCCDTLGRCQSSKEGTLIKTLERLSSIRMNEGSTEDVLSEAVTLGEEKVIKAAFHNHPAEQGSVKNKTGEGAIQIINHRLCEKINQLNNLKHQVEMRKRRLEDLQLQYGVKTKEITEMQEMEERNIEAAKTLRTLENRLEKARFKTDEAQRITGMYQKLKSHMQEQSLHFQNKLDAMEAEILRLRNELKDLESVHTEAQLARDTTRAELLNQEDVIYRERKVRDKKMKDLKKLTEEKRAQNERTDRRSQKDRLPFGSEDVLKEPQAKKATILKSKQAMFTAAEAFEKIRVATGVTNANDVMACFAAQEETFRHLEEMKNVNEESLVRLKEERDVLQRELEHTKYSGEARKVGAQNLMKELRAHLQKEEKRRDATREELSKVNKVLLNAKTGVEHLASKVQHIKLEDSRFASTKLNEKASDYVLDLLAQTEEKLLFLMDSLKDRDKKELLQRIEDIEFHSKLERRLPTYNTRVKLPTSQKPDMYYDEEESGEDDADVVTRAALKRQSQQIIESKTKRRTRYRKKDGKLHPM
- the ODAD3 gene encoding outer dynein arm-docking complex subunit 3 isoform X3, whose protein sequence is MSGKVSMKVTSHGTQVIDLRQTAKKPKSIAQSLLAAHSESCCDTLGRCQSSKEGTLIKTLERLSSIRMNEGSTEDVLSEAVTLGEEKVIKAAFHNHPAEQGSVKNKTGEGAIQIINHRLCEKINQLNNLKHQVEMRKRRLEDLQLQYGVKTKEITEMQEMEERNIEAAKTLRTLENRLEKARFKTDEAQRITGMYQKLKSHMQEQSLHFQNKLDAMEAEILRLRNELKDLESVHTEAQLARDTTRAELLNQEDVIYRERKVRDKKMKDLKKLTEEKRAQNERTDRRSQKDRLPFGSEDVLKEPQAKKATILKSKQAMFTAAEAFEKIRVATGVTNANDVMACFAAQEETFRHLEEMKNVNEESLVRLKEERDVLQRELEHTKYSGEARKVGAQNLMKELRAHLQKEEKRRDATREELSKVNKVLLNAKTGVEHLASKVQHIKLIAALLLPN